The following coding sequences lie in one Jonesia denitrificans DSM 20603 genomic window:
- a CDS encoding inorganic phosphate transporter, whose amino-acid sequence MTLLVLVVATALAFDFTNGFHDTGNAMATSIATRALRPKIAVALSAVLNFVGAFLSLAVAATIAKGIVDANVITLEVVLAGLVGGIVWNLITWLYGIPSSSSHALVGGMVGAVLAAAGTSGVLWEGVIAKVLLPALIAPVLAIFVAAVGTWTVARVTASVPKETQDKTFRWGQIGSASLVSLAHGTNDAQKSMGIILLALIAAGAVPADSSVPLWVIIACASFMALGTYTGGWRVIRTLGKGLVEIDSRQGMAAETSSAAVILMSSHFGYSLSTTHVATGSVMGSGVGMPGAKVRWGVAKRMFLAWMITLPAAGLVGGLCFGLQHLIGGAAGSITVFALLIAVSTWLFLESRRKPVNPDNVNEEWDDNNEPIDIRSRRTADAVASDVDAQAVTTSQDPAEAEVLVAVGTAGDFASGDDESSTVKDGQ is encoded by the coding sequence ATGACACTCCTCGTCCTTGTCGTAGCAACAGCGCTCGCCTTCGATTTCACGAACGGCTTCCACGACACGGGCAACGCCATGGCCACATCCATTGCCACCCGGGCCTTGCGCCCCAAAATTGCGGTCGCACTGTCTGCAGTGTTGAACTTCGTGGGAGCGTTCCTCTCCCTCGCAGTGGCTGCAACGATCGCGAAGGGAATTGTTGACGCCAACGTCATTACCCTCGAAGTTGTTCTTGCCGGGCTTGTCGGCGGGATCGTGTGGAACCTCATTACCTGGCTGTACGGCATCCCGTCGTCGTCCTCCCATGCGCTTGTTGGAGGAATGGTGGGGGCTGTTCTTGCGGCAGCAGGCACCTCTGGCGTGTTGTGGGAAGGGGTGATCGCCAAGGTTCTCTTGCCTGCGTTGATCGCTCCGGTCCTCGCCATCTTTGTTGCAGCAGTAGGAACCTGGACCGTTGCTCGCGTGACCGCGAGTGTCCCGAAAGAAACCCAAGATAAAACGTTCCGTTGGGGCCAAATTGGGTCCGCATCGCTTGTTTCTTTGGCGCATGGAACAAACGATGCGCAAAAGAGTATGGGTATCATCTTGCTCGCCCTGATCGCAGCGGGGGCTGTGCCTGCAGATTCCTCTGTCCCGCTGTGGGTCATCATTGCGTGTGCCTCGTTCATGGCGCTTGGCACCTACACCGGTGGATGGCGGGTCATTCGCACTTTGGGTAAGGGCTTGGTGGAGATTGACTCCCGTCAGGGAATGGCTGCGGAGACCTCGTCTGCGGCGGTCATTCTCATGTCTTCCCACTTTGGGTATTCACTGTCCACGACGCACGTGGCCACTGGTTCCGTCATGGGGTCGGGTGTGGGTATGCCTGGGGCGAAGGTGCGCTGGGGTGTTGCCAAGCGCATGTTCCTGGCGTGGATGATCACGCTGCCTGCGGCAGGTCTTGTGGGTGGGCTGTGCTTTGGCCTGCAGCACCTGATTGGCGGAGCTGCTGGTTCGATCACTGTTTTTGCTCTCCTCATTGCAGTGTCAACGTGGCTGTTCCTTGAGTCGCGCCGCAAACCAGTGAACCCGGACAATGTGAACGAGGAATGGGACGACAACAACGAGCCGATCGACATCCGGTCACGTCGTACCGCTGACGCTGTGGCGTCGGATGTTGATGCGCAAGCGGTGACGACCTCTCAGGATCCGGCTGAGGCCGAGGTTCTTGTGGCGGTTGGTACTGCTGGTGATTTCGCGTCAGGTGATGACGAGAGTTCGACTGTTAAGGACGGTCAGTGA
- a CDS encoding DEAD/DEAH box helicase: MPRLDELVDALTAGGRRTDRMCHVEHRAARPAQHSAWPQWVHPAVRQALTVRGASSAWTHQATAAQAIHDGHHVALATSTGSGKSLAFWVPALTSIMSTRSGGSISRHRDRATALYLAPTKALAHDQLAALQKLLSAGGLDSVRVDAVDGDTSFDERRWVQAHGDIILTNPDFLHYALLPGHERWSRFLRGLEFLIIDEGHTYRGVFGAHVSLIVRRLQRLVAHYRGGRMPVVVVASATSAHPQQSAARLIGVSEDEVVAVTEDGSPSGRQTIVLWQPPQRESGFTQAPSDVVPGVVDELTGGWDHSVDDDLTGGADDLSGVITDAPVPSQPRRPATAEAVDLLADLTAHGARTLAFTRSRRAAEYLAVHTRDELLMSVPQLADSVAAYRGGFLPEERRALEAGVRSGSIRALASTNALEMGIDISGLDVVLIVGWPGTRMSLWQQAGRAGRAGSDGLVVFIAREDPLDTYVVSHPEAIFGAPLEATVFDPTNPYVLGGHLCAAAAELPVTEADLTLFGGCRAREVLDQLVDRGTLRRRPRGWYWVHDEPAAQFTSIRGDGQHVVQVVERSTGRLLGTVDAGAADGQVHDGAVYTHGGSTFVVAHYDVDNHVALVDQEVVAYSTWSRDVTSIEIVSTASERVVPAEVAGDPALVEWGFGQVNVHGQVTGFTRRRVPSGEVLGHESLDLPVRTLPTAAVWWSVSTAVLERAGLAVEEVPGALHAAEHAAIGLLPLLVTCDRWDLGGVSTAIHPDTERATVFVYDALPGGAGFAEQGFARGREWLLATRDAVARCQCVDGCPSCVQSPKCGNGNSPLSKEGAIRLLTVLLEVDVGELSPADAPFA; encoded by the coding sequence ATGCCTCGACTTGATGAACTAGTGGATGCGCTCACCGCTGGTGGGCGTCGAACAGACCGCATGTGTCATGTGGAGCATCGTGCTGCCCGTCCGGCGCAGCACTCAGCGTGGCCCCAGTGGGTTCATCCTGCGGTTCGTCAGGCGCTCACTGTGCGCGGAGCATCTTCCGCATGGACGCATCAGGCAACAGCTGCCCAAGCAATTCACGACGGGCATCACGTTGCGCTTGCCACCTCCACTGGGTCCGGGAAGTCGCTGGCTTTTTGGGTTCCTGCCCTCACATCGATTATGTCGACCAGGAGCGGCGGGTCGATTTCCCGGCACCGGGATAGGGCTACCGCCTTGTACCTCGCTCCAACGAAGGCGCTGGCTCACGACCAGCTCGCTGCGTTGCAGAAGCTTCTGTCAGCGGGGGGTCTTGATTCGGTGCGGGTCGATGCGGTAGATGGTGATACGTCCTTTGATGAGCGACGTTGGGTTCAAGCGCACGGGGACATTATCCTGACGAATCCCGATTTCCTTCATTACGCACTACTGCCAGGGCATGAGCGATGGTCGCGTTTTTTGCGTGGGTTGGAGTTCCTCATTATTGATGAGGGCCACACTTATCGCGGGGTGTTTGGCGCGCATGTGTCGTTGATTGTGCGGCGGTTGCAACGACTCGTTGCGCACTATCGCGGCGGTCGCATGCCTGTTGTGGTGGTGGCATCAGCGACGTCTGCCCACCCGCAGCAGTCGGCAGCACGGCTCATTGGGGTCAGTGAGGATGAGGTTGTTGCGGTCACCGAGGATGGGTCACCTTCGGGGCGTCAAACGATTGTGTTGTGGCAACCACCGCAGCGAGAATCTGGGTTCACCCAGGCACCCTCGGATGTGGTTCCCGGCGTGGTTGACGAGTTAACGGGTGGGTGGGATCACAGCGTCGATGATGACCTTACTGGCGGGGCTGATGACCTGTCGGGGGTGATTACCGATGCGCCTGTCCCGTCCCAGCCTCGGCGTCCGGCCACTGCGGAGGCCGTTGACCTGTTGGCGGATCTCACCGCGCATGGCGCTCGGACGTTGGCGTTCACCCGGTCGCGCCGGGCGGCGGAGTATCTCGCTGTTCATACTCGGGATGAGTTGTTGATGTCGGTCCCTCAGCTGGCGGACAGTGTTGCTGCGTATCGGGGTGGGTTTCTTCCTGAGGAACGTCGTGCGCTTGAGGCGGGGGTGCGTTCGGGGTCGATTCGGGCGTTAGCTTCCACGAATGCGCTGGAGATGGGGATTGATATCTCTGGGCTTGATGTGGTGCTCATTGTGGGATGGCCGGGGACTCGGATGTCGTTGTGGCAGCAGGCTGGGCGGGCAGGGCGTGCTGGTAGTGATGGTTTGGTTGTGTTCATTGCACGTGAGGATCCGTTGGATACGTATGTGGTGTCACATCCGGAGGCAATTTTTGGCGCACCGTTAGAGGCGACGGTTTTTGACCCCACAAACCCGTATGTGTTGGGAGGGCATCTATGTGCTGCGGCAGCTGAGTTGCCGGTGACGGAGGCGGATCTGACGCTGTTTGGTGGATGTCGAGCCCGGGAGGTTCTTGATCAGTTGGTGGATCGGGGTACGCTTCGACGCCGCCCGCGAGGTTGGTACTGGGTTCATGATGAGCCTGCGGCGCAGTTCACGTCGATTCGTGGGGATGGTCAGCATGTGGTGCAGGTGGTGGAACGTTCCACCGGGCGATTGTTGGGCACTGTTGATGCGGGGGCTGCTGATGGGCAGGTGCATGACGGCGCCGTGTATACGCATGGTGGGAGCACTTTTGTGGTGGCGCACTACGACGTGGACAACCATGTGGCGTTGGTGGATCAGGAGGTTGTGGCTTATTCGACGTGGTCGCGTGATGTCACCTCGATTGAGATTGTGAGCACGGCCAGTGAACGTGTGGTTCCAGCCGAGGTGGCGGGTGACCCGGCGCTCGTTGAGTGGGGTTTTGGTCAGGTGAATGTGCATGGGCAGGTGACTGGGTTCACTCGCAGACGTGTTCCCAGCGGTGAGGTGTTGGGGCATGAGTCGTTGGATTTGCCGGTGCGAACATTGCCGACTGCGGCCGTGTGGTGGTCAGTGAGCACGGCTGTGTTGGAGCGGGCAGGGCTTGCTGTTGAGGAGGTCCCTGGTGCGTTGCATGCTGCTGAGCATGCGGCGATTGGGTTGTTGCCGTTGTTGGTGACGTGTGACCGGTGGGATTTGGGTGGGGTTTCCACTGCGATTCACCCTGATACGGAGCGGGCAACCGTGTTTGTGTATGACGCGCTTCCTGGTGGGGCGGGTTTTGCTGAGCAGGGGTTCGCGCGGGGGCGTGAGTGGTTGTTGGCGACGCGTGATGCGGTGGCGCGTTGTCAGTGTGTGGATGGGTGCCCAAGTTGTGTGCAGTCACCGAAGTGTGGGAATGGGAATAGCCCCCTCAGTAAGGAGGGGGCTATTCGGTTGCTGACTGTGTTACTTGAGGTTGACGTCGGTGAGTTGTCGCCTGCCGATGCGCCATTTGCGTGA
- a CDS encoding aminotransferase class I/II-fold pyridoxal phosphate-dependent enzyme codes for MPTQSGLAALPIADLRDRHAEYTTQYETLVARGLSLDLTRGKPAPEQLDLSNELLSLPGDTYTSPDGTDTRNYGGNKGLPALRAIFADLLNTHVDTLIAQGNSSLEVMHDLVLFSMLHGNNDSATPWVREERIRFLAPVPGYDRHFAVCAHLGIDLIPVPLGEDGPDVDTIRSLVAQDPSIKGIWCVPTYSNPTGVTYSEDVVNALVSMPTAAPDFRIWWDNAYAVHTLVDEAPKAIDILTLAADAGHPNRPYVIASTSKITFAGAGVAFLGTSQANLTWYLGHTGKRSIGPDKVNQLRHLLFLKDAQGVRDLMAKHRDILAPKFDAVLSILNERLGTLNVATWSQPEGGYFISLDVVPGTARRVIQLAAQAGIALTAAGSAFPGGNDPQDTNIRLAPSYPTLDAVREAMDGVATCVLLAAAEHALATHTATDIPE; via the coding sequence ATGCCCACACAGTCAGGTCTTGCAGCCCTGCCCATCGCCGACCTACGCGACCGGCACGCTGAATACACCACTCAATACGAAACACTTGTCGCTCGTGGACTGTCGCTCGACCTGACCCGTGGTAAACCTGCCCCCGAACAACTCGACCTCTCCAACGAACTGCTCAGCCTGCCCGGGGACACCTACACCTCACCCGACGGAACAGACACCCGAAACTATGGTGGAAATAAAGGGCTCCCCGCCCTCCGTGCAATCTTTGCGGACCTGCTCAACACCCATGTGGACACCCTCATCGCACAAGGGAACTCTTCCCTGGAAGTCATGCACGACCTCGTCTTGTTCTCCATGCTCCATGGAAACAACGACTCCGCGACACCGTGGGTCCGTGAGGAACGTATTCGTTTCCTTGCACCAGTACCCGGGTACGACCGCCACTTCGCGGTGTGCGCACACCTTGGAATCGACCTCATCCCCGTCCCGCTGGGTGAAGACGGCCCTGACGTAGACACCATCCGATCACTCGTTGCCCAAGACCCATCCATTAAAGGGATCTGGTGCGTCCCCACCTACTCCAACCCCACCGGGGTCACCTACTCCGAAGACGTCGTCAACGCGCTGGTGAGCATGCCGACAGCTGCGCCCGACTTTCGGATCTGGTGGGACAACGCCTACGCTGTTCACACCCTGGTCGACGAAGCGCCCAAAGCCATCGACATCCTCACCCTCGCCGCCGACGCAGGCCACCCCAACCGGCCCTACGTCATCGCCTCCACCTCAAAAATTACGTTCGCTGGAGCTGGCGTTGCATTCCTCGGAACCTCCCAAGCGAACCTCACCTGGTATCTCGGGCACACAGGGAAGCGCAGCATCGGCCCAGACAAAGTCAACCAGCTACGCCACCTACTGTTCCTCAAAGACGCCCAGGGCGTACGCGACCTCATGGCCAAACACCGCGACATCCTCGCCCCCAAGTTCGACGCTGTCTTATCCATCCTCAACGAACGCCTTGGCACACTGAACGTCGCCACCTGGAGCCAACCTGAAGGCGGATACTTCATCTCCCTCGACGTTGTCCCCGGCACCGCACGTCGCGTCATCCAACTCGCCGCACAGGCCGGGATCGCCCTGACCGCAGCAGGATCAGCCTTCCCCGGTGGCAACGACCCACAAGACACCAACATCCGGCTCGCACCGTCCTACCCAACCCTGGACGCCGTCCGTGAAGCCATGGATGGTGTTGCAACCTGTGTACTACTCGCTGCAGCGGAACATGCCCTCGCCACACACACCGCGACCGACATCCCCGAGTAA
- a CDS encoding pilus assembly protein TadG-related protein: MTTPQHPLTAPSTPQHHHKETGSITPLMIGIVAIWGLSLTALLGAHTITVTHTQLRTAADLAALAGANAHTNSTYLTTGLTTTTPISNPCALAADVAAQNMSETPHSVECKAGEHRGRASVTVTVQTTVLGVTLTQRATAG; the protein is encoded by the coding sequence ATGACCACACCTCAACACCCGCTCACTGCGCCGTCCACACCACAGCACCACCACAAAGAAACAGGATCAATCACCCCACTCATGATCGGCATCGTCGCCATCTGGGGGCTCAGCCTTACCGCCCTCCTGGGCGCCCACACCATCACCGTCACCCACACCCAATTGCGCACCGCCGCCGACCTCGCCGCACTCGCCGGAGCAAACGCCCACACCAACAGCACCTACCTCACAACCGGGCTCACCACGACCACGCCCATCAGTAACCCCTGCGCGCTCGCAGCTGATGTTGCCGCCCAGAACATGAGCGAAACGCCCCACAGTGTGGAGTGCAAGGCAGGGGAACACAGAGGTCGTGCCAGTGTGACCGTCACTGTGCAGACAACAGTTCTTGGGGTCACTCTCACCCAACGAGCAACGGCTGGGTGA
- a CDS encoding TadE family protein, giving the protein MPHQPPHNAHRETGSVTAEFAVLLPAVVLLILIVLAAALISRADISVHTAARTTARAVSVGLDPPATPHTTTHITRHGGWVTVHAQRHITFAGIPLPALSVDATATTLDEVALGAPQ; this is encoded by the coding sequence ATGCCCCACCAACCACCGCACAATGCACATCGAGAAACAGGATCAGTGACCGCCGAATTCGCGGTCCTCCTCCCAGCCGTTGTCCTCCTCATCCTTATCGTGCTCGCCGCTGCCCTCATCAGCCGCGCAGACATCTCCGTCCACACCGCAGCCCGAACCACAGCCCGAGCAGTATCCGTGGGCCTCGACCCACCAGCCACCCCCCACACCACCACCCACATCACCCGCCACGGCGGGTGGGTCACCGTCCACGCACAACGCCACATCACCTTCGCTGGCATCCCGCTTCCCGCACTGAGCGTCGATGCGACCGCAACCACCCTCGACGAAGTCGCCCTGGGAGCACCCCAATGA
- a CDS encoding DUF4244 domain-containing protein, protein MSHRLIHLPATLITRARTRLATTKEQGMATTEYAIVMVAAAAFAGVLVLILRSDSVRALLTGIVEGALATGG, encoded by the coding sequence ATGTCCCACCGTCTCATCCACCTGCCCGCGACCCTCATCACTCGCGCCCGCACCCGCCTTGCTACCACCAAAGAACAAGGGATGGCCACCACCGAATACGCCATCGTCATGGTCGCGGCTGCAGCATTCGCTGGCGTCCTCGTCCTCATATTGCGGTCCGACTCTGTGCGGGCCCTGCTCACCGGAATCGTTGAAGGGGCACTTGCTACTGGCGGCTGA
- a CDS encoding type II secretion system F family protein — protein MVVILLLGGVIGVAAWWGNRHGVHRRVRVVAVGAVHAGTSRPHPLLVRVFPTWLGPRGNAPRVPLLPRVVSHLRSGQLPRTVWDSHGVLTVAGIPVVQALAHRLAEDDTAQRTVRVPPRDRCHSFQPADASAEQAARAVVAACRLSSVTGLSLATVLDTTAAALRRATDARSARTTATAGAEATARLLLFLPLFGLLMGYALGAQPLTWLTRTPLGWGSLIAAIVFLLAGRAWVARLLASATTTERAPTSRGPTSRGSRTRARAVANPPPSPPPIDVTITLDLLTTVMSAGHSIDSALDTVATHVPDLEVAQLGVVARLLLLGASWQRAWANAPARYAFLGEALADGWQRGSSVIPTLIATRDAWIAQEQADAHQRAQRLSSMIVVPVGVCYLPAFVLVGVVPTAVSLGVATFFGG, from the coding sequence GTGGTGGTGATACTCCTTCTTGGTGGGGTCATTGGTGTCGCGGCGTGGTGGGGGAACCGGCATGGTGTGCACCGCCGGGTACGGGTGGTCGCTGTGGGGGCTGTGCACGCCGGTACTTCTCGCCCCCACCCTCTGTTGGTGCGGGTATTTCCCACCTGGTTGGGGCCACGGGGGAACGCCCCGCGGGTGCCGCTACTGCCGCGTGTTGTGTCGCATTTGCGCAGCGGCCAACTGCCTAGAACTGTGTGGGACTCTCATGGGGTGCTCACCGTGGCAGGAATCCCGGTGGTCCAGGCTCTGGCACATCGGCTTGCAGAGGACGACACTGCCCAGCGAACCGTTCGCGTCCCGCCCCGTGACCGCTGCCACAGTTTCCAGCCTGCAGATGCGTCAGCCGAGCAGGCAGCCCGCGCGGTTGTCGCTGCCTGCCGCCTGAGTTCTGTCACAGGACTGTCGCTCGCCACCGTTCTTGACACAACCGCTGCAGCGCTCCGTCGCGCCACAGACGCCCGCAGCGCCCGGACCACTGCCACAGCAGGCGCTGAAGCGACTGCCCGCCTCTTACTGTTTCTGCCCCTGTTTGGTCTTCTCATGGGGTATGCGCTGGGTGCACAACCCCTGACCTGGCTCACCCGCACACCGCTTGGCTGGGGCAGCCTGATCGCAGCGATCGTGTTCCTCCTGGCCGGGCGAGCATGGGTGGCCCGGCTCCTTGCGAGCGCGACCACCACGGAGCGGGCACCCACGTCCCGAGGACCCACGTCCCGGGGGAGCCGGACCCGAGCACGCGCCGTGGCCAACCCGCCACCATCACCCCCACCCATCGATGTCACCATCACACTAGACCTGCTCACCACTGTGATGAGCGCAGGTCATTCCATTGACTCGGCACTGGATACCGTGGCAACCCACGTGCCTGATCTCGAGGTGGCTCAGCTTGGTGTCGTGGCGCGCCTCCTGCTCCTTGGCGCAAGCTGGCAGCGTGCCTGGGCGAACGCTCCTGCACGGTATGCGTTTCTTGGTGAGGCGCTCGCTGACGGGTGGCAGCGGGGGAGTTCGGTGATTCCCACGCTCATTGCGACCCGTGATGCGTGGATTGCACAGGAGCAAGCCGATGCACACCAGCGTGCTCAGCGATTATCCAGCATGATCGTGGTCCCGGTGGGGGTGTGTTACCTGCCTGCGTTTGTTCTGGTGGGTGTGGTTCCCACAGCAGTGTCGTTGGGTGTCGCCACCTTCTTTGGTGGGTAA
- a CDS encoding TadA family conjugal transfer-associated ATPase: protein MTPAAHKALWDDAREYATRHPVDSATPAWDIPTWVRTSGQVFGDQTQHETATHLRNDLYGAGPLQQFLDDPTVTDVLVHGDRLWVDQGHGPQEIAQSPLGQGQSREWAVRLAARAGTRLDDAHPITDAQLPDGSRFHAVLSPVSDADATMSIRVFRTRHATLHDLTRTGMIPRQWARACAQAVTHRASLLISGGTGAGKTTLLSALLSHVPHTERIITLEDSREIATNHPHVVALQAKPANVEGAGAVTLSNLVHASLRMRPDRLMLGECRGPEVRDLLMAFNTGHSGGAATIHANSVTDVPARLIALGALAGMDPVTTSLQAVSAVNAIVHVARTPAGHRYIKEWGVLRVGHDSLLTVAPFARWDGDTTPKDVPLPAGVERPAWW from the coding sequence GTGACACCTGCTGCCCACAAGGCGTTGTGGGATGACGCCCGCGAGTACGCAACCCGCCATCCAGTCGACAGTGCTACACCCGCGTGGGATATCCCCACCTGGGTGCGAACCTCAGGACAGGTCTTTGGTGACCAAACCCAACACGAGACTGCCACCCACCTGCGCAATGACTTGTATGGTGCCGGCCCGCTCCAACAATTCCTTGATGACCCCACCGTGACAGATGTTCTTGTCCATGGTGACCGGCTGTGGGTTGACCAAGGACATGGCCCGCAGGAAATCGCGCAGTCTCCACTGGGCCAGGGGCAATCGCGTGAATGGGCGGTACGTCTGGCTGCCCGCGCCGGGACCCGTCTTGACGACGCTCACCCCATCACCGACGCTCAACTACCAGATGGGTCCCGGTTCCACGCTGTCCTTAGCCCGGTCAGCGACGCTGATGCCACCATGTCGATCAGAGTGTTCCGCACCCGCCACGCAACACTCCATGACCTCACCCGCACCGGGATGATTCCCCGCCAGTGGGCCAGGGCGTGTGCTCAGGCCGTCACCCACCGCGCATCGCTTCTCATTTCTGGTGGCACAGGGGCGGGGAAAACGACCCTTCTCTCCGCGCTGCTGTCCCACGTGCCCCACACAGAACGCATCATCACCCTGGAAGACTCCCGTGAGATCGCCACCAACCATCCCCACGTAGTGGCCCTGCAAGCCAAACCCGCCAACGTGGAAGGTGCCGGAGCTGTCACCCTGTCCAACCTCGTGCACGCTTCCCTGCGGATGCGCCCCGATCGGCTCATGCTCGGAGAATGCCGCGGACCAGAAGTGCGCGATCTGCTCATGGCCTTTAACACCGGGCACAGTGGAGGTGCCGCAACCATCCACGCGAATAGTGTCACCGATGTCCCTGCCCGCCTCATAGCACTAGGTGCGCTCGCCGGCATGGACCCAGTCACCACGTCTTTACAGGCAGTGTCTGCTGTGAACGCCATTGTTCACGTAGCCCGTACACCGGCCGGGCACCGGTACATCAAGGAGTGGGGTGTGTTAAGGGTGGGGCATGATTCACTGCTCACCGTCGCCCCGTTTGCCCGGTGGGATGGTGACACCACCCCTAAAGACGTGCCGCTACCAGCGGGCGTGGAGCGACCCGCGTGGTGGTGA
- a CDS encoding HAD family hydrolase, with amino-acid sequence MAETTPTPHPATTPPHARGRARTAAFFDLDKTIIATSSAAAFSAPFYRGGLISRTAALRSAYAHFLFMMGGASESQTERLRANLSTLVTGWPVEQVTAIVADTLHQYIDPVVYAEALDLIDAHRSAGRDVIIVSASGSELVAPIASLLGADDYIATHMQIVDGHYTGLIDFYAYGPHKATAIEELAQVCGYDLTASYAYSDSITDAPMLTTVGHAYTVNPDRALRKLAQENHWGILTFRRPVALRRRGRRSALLGGMLLAAGITALFLAMRARRRARQSRSA; translated from the coding sequence GTGGCCGAGACAACACCGACCCCGCACCCAGCAACAACCCCGCCGCATGCCCGTGGCCGAGCACGCACCGCCGCGTTCTTCGACCTAGACAAAACGATCATTGCAACCAGTTCCGCTGCCGCCTTTTCTGCCCCCTTTTACCGGGGCGGGCTTATCTCTCGCACTGCAGCCCTGCGCAGCGCCTACGCCCACTTCCTCTTCATGATGGGTGGTGCCAGCGAAAGCCAAACTGAGCGGCTGCGCGCAAACCTGTCCACCCTGGTCACCGGATGGCCAGTTGAACAGGTCACTGCGATAGTCGCCGACACACTCCACCAGTACATTGACCCCGTTGTCTACGCGGAAGCGCTCGACCTCATTGACGCCCACCGGTCCGCTGGGCGCGACGTCATCATTGTGTCCGCCTCGGGAAGCGAACTTGTGGCCCCCATCGCTTCGCTTCTTGGCGCGGACGATTACATCGCCACCCACATGCAGATCGTTGACGGCCACTACACCGGCCTCATCGACTTTTACGCATATGGACCACACAAAGCCACAGCAATCGAGGAACTCGCCCAGGTGTGCGGCTATGACCTGACCGCAAGCTACGCGTACTCAGACTCCATCACCGACGCCCCCATGCTCACCACCGTGGGCCACGCCTACACCGTCAACCCTGACCGCGCCCTGCGGAAACTCGCGCAAGAGAACCATTGGGGGATCCTCACGTTCCGCCGCCCAGTGGCGTTACGGCGGCGCGGGCGCCGTTCGGCGCTGCTCGGCGGCATGCTGTTGGCGGCAGGTATCACTGCGTTATTCCTTGCGATGCGCGCACGGAGACGGGCACGACAATCACGTTCTGCATGA
- a CDS encoding formate/nitrite transporter family protein — MLSYPDALAYQVVAAQKKTTAATRIGSYTIASMLGGAYIGVAVVLMLTAAGPFFDNNSPATKLVSGLVFGVALSLVTVAGGELVTSNMMTLTQGLSQKAITINVWGRTLTVNFLGNLLGGIAFGTLVWLSGVTHKGTPAYAYMESILTAKATESIAELFFRAVLCNILVCLAIWSGIRLKSEVARLVMIFWCLLAFITSGFEHVVANMTTFTVGLLSGVTSVTIADFATNMVVVGAGNLVGGGAILGMAYVVLARAEGRAANEGTHTSHPSVLSPNEAAAHSQAAAKQN, encoded by the coding sequence ATGCTCAGCTACCCCGACGCCCTCGCATACCAGGTTGTTGCCGCACAAAAGAAAACCACAGCGGCCACGCGCATCGGCAGTTACACCATTGCCAGCATGCTAGGAGGCGCCTACATCGGGGTCGCCGTGGTCCTCATGCTCACCGCAGCTGGACCTTTTTTTGACAACAATTCACCAGCAACCAAACTTGTTAGCGGCCTCGTCTTTGGGGTCGCACTCTCCCTGGTCACAGTAGCTGGCGGCGAACTGGTCACATCAAACATGATGACCCTCACCCAAGGACTCAGCCAAAAAGCCATCACCATCAACGTGTGGGGGCGAACCCTCACCGTCAACTTCCTGGGCAACCTCCTCGGCGGCATCGCCTTCGGAACCCTTGTCTGGCTCTCCGGAGTCACCCACAAAGGCACACCTGCCTACGCCTACATGGAATCTATCCTCACCGCCAAAGCCACAGAATCCATCGCTGAACTCTTCTTCCGGGCGGTGTTGTGTAACATCCTGGTGTGCCTGGCCATCTGGAGCGGCATCCGCCTCAAAAGCGAAGTTGCCCGCCTCGTCATGATCTTCTGGTGCCTCCTCGCCTTCATCACCTCCGGGTTCGAACACGTCGTCGCGAACATGACCACATTCACCGTTGGTCTCCTATCCGGAGTCACCAGCGTGACCATCGCTGACTTCGCCACCAACATGGTCGTTGTCGGGGCCGGGAACCTCGTGGGTGGTGGAGCTATCCTGGGCATGGCCTACGTCGTCCTCGCCCGGGCCGAAGGTCGTGCTGCGAACGAGGGCACCCACACCTCGCACCCATCAGTACTCTCACCAAACGAAGCGGCCGCACACAGCCAGGCAGCAGCGAAGCAGAACTAA